In the Prochlorococcus marinus str. MIT 9312 genome, TAATTGTCCTTTTACTTTGTAGGTAGTCAAATTATTTTCTTTCGCTCTTGAAACAGTTATAACTTTTGCCACTTTTCTGCTAAAAAGAATTGCAGCTAATGCAACTCCTGCAATAACTCCAAGAGCAAGATTATGAGGTTTTGTAAGCATAGTAACTGCAAAAGTCATAAGCATGACTGCAGTATCGCTTTTAGGTATCTTACTAATATTTTTTAATCCATTTATATCTGCCGTACTTATTGCGATCGTTATCATAATTGCCACTAAAGCCGCCATTGGTATTGCTCCAATCCAAGACTTCAAGAGGATGATCATAATTAGGAGTGATATACCTGAGGAGAGGGTTGATAATCTAGATTTACCACCATTCTCAGTATTCATTACAGATTGACCAACTAAGGCACATCCAGCCATTCCACCAAATAAAGATGCCACAATATTTGCGATTCCCTGTCCTCTTGCTTCTTTATTTTTATTAGAACTTGTATCAGTTACATCGTCTAAAATGTCTTGAGTTAAAAAGGTTTCCATTAAACCCACGAGAGATATTGCAAGTGCGGTCGGTAAAATTATCCCTAATGTTTCAAGACTAAAAGGTACTTTTCCATTTTCTATTGATCCAAAAGGAAGAGAAATACTTGGTAATCCATCAGGTAATTTACCCAAATCGCTAACTGTTGGGACATCTAGATTAAAGAATATGCTTATAAGAGTTATTACTACTATTGCGATAAGTTGAGATGGGATTACTTTTGTGATTTTTGGAAGCCCATAGATAATTACTAATCCTAGGATTACAAGGATCCAAACTACTGGAATCTGGGAGTTAACTGGATATTGACTTAAAGTTTGTTCAACTAATTCTTTTGATTCTTTAATACCAATTCCTAACTGAGGTAGTTGTGCTTGAAATATTAAAAGTGCCAGTGCATTTACAAATCCACTTAATACTCCTGTTGGCACGAAACGCATTTGGTAGGCAAGTCTTAAATATCCCCAAAGAATTTG is a window encoding:
- a CDS encoding SulP family inorganic anion transporter, producing the protein MSNFSRYLSKNWLDDPKSNILSGLVVAFAMIPEAIAFSGIAGVDPKVGLFGAFCLSITIAIVGGRRGMITSATGSTALLMTGLVAYGESQAPGLGVPYLIAAGILTGIFQILWGYLRLAYQMRFVPTGVLSGFVNALALLIFQAQLPQLGIGIKESKELVEQTLSQYPVNSQIPVVWILVILGLVIIYGLPKITKVIPSQLIAIVVITLISIFFNLDVPTVSDLGKLPDGLPSISLPFGSIENGKVPFSLETLGIILPTALAISLVGLMETFLTQDILDDVTDTSSNKNKEARGQGIANIVASLFGGMAGCALVGQSVMNTENGGKSRLSTLSSGISLLIMIILLKSWIGAIPMAALVAIMITIAISTADINGLKNISKIPKSDTAVMLMTFAVTMLTKPHNLALGVIAGVALAAILFSRKVAKVITVSRAKENNLTTYKVKGQLFFVSKIYFLQGFDIHEHPENIVIDMSLAHIWDQSGVVALEQIIRKFQNGGSKVEILGLNKESLNLFERLGGLESAH